Below is a window of Oceanibaculum nanhaiense DNA.
ATTTCGACATGGAGGATTGCCGGGAGCTGGACAGCCTCGCCCCCGGAATCAGCCCAGGAAAGGCCGCGACCAATCAGGTGCTGTTCAATCTGATGCGCCGCGGCATCGAATACGACCTGCTGCCCTGGTCACGCGAACGCGGCATGCCCGTCATGGCCTATTCGCCGATCGAACAGGGCCGGCTGCTGAAATATCCGGCACTCGGCAAGGTGGCGGAACGCTATGGCGCCACCCCCGCGCAGGTCGCGCTGTCCTGGCTGCTGCGCCAGCCCGGCGTGATCGCCATACCGAAAGCCGCGCGCGCCGCCCATATCGAGGAGAATCTGGCAGCGCTGGACATCAGGCTGGACCGCGACGATCTGGCCCTGCTCGACCGCACCTTCCCGCCCCCTGCCAGCGCCCGGCCGCTGGAAATGCTCTGACACAAATAATTCGGGATTTTCATGTTGCTTGGCGCGCATAAAACATAGAAATTTAGATAAATAAATCACCCTGAACGGGTACGGCCATGAGCGACAATCCCGACATCATCCACCCGCGCGGACGTTCGTTCGGCGCGTACTGGATGTGCTTGCCGAAACGCGATTTCCTGCCGGACCGTGACCAGATCGATCTGGCGCAGCTGAAGGAAATCCTGCCCTCCTTCGTCATCCTGCAATATGAATCGCCGTCCATGATCCGCTTTCGCCTGGCCGGCACGGATGAGGTGAAGCGCTATGGATTCGAAGTGACCGGCAGGAACTACCTGGATTTCGTACCGGACGAACGCAAGGCAGAAGCCCTGCAGACCTTCGAAACCATGCTGCGGCACCCCTGCGGCTCGCGGAACCTGATCGAGACCGTCACCTCCTCCGGCCGCATCGTGATAAACGAGGCCATTGGCTATCCGATGCGGGGCAGCGACGGGCGCGCCGACCAGCTGATCTTCCAAAGCAACGATATCGAGGGCAAGCTGGAACCTTATCAGCGCAGGGATGTGGTGGCGCAGCACCGCCGTTTGCGCGAACGCCGCTTCATCGATATCGGCGCCGGGCTGCCTTCACTCACCGTCTGACGCCTGCCTTCCCCAACTGCCGGTCAGACCTGATCCAGCGGCGTTTGCTTTCCCAACAGCGAAGCCTCATACTGCGCGGCAAGGCTGAGAAAATCAGCAAATGCAAACGCTTGGGAGGGTTCTATGAGTCATGGCAGCCAGCCTTCAGCCGGCACGCGCCGGCTTCGTTCGCAACTCTGGTTCGACAATCCCGACAACCCCGCCATGACCGCGCTCTATCTGGAGCGCTACCTGAATTTCGGCCTGACTCGGGCGGAACTGCAATCCGGCAAGCCGATCATCGGCATCGCCCAGACCGGCTCCGATCTGTCACCCTGCAACCGGCACCATCTCGACCTCGCCAAGCGCGTGCGCGAGGGCATCAATGCCGCCGGCGGCGTGGCCTTCGAATTTCCCGTCCACCCGATCCAGGAAACCGGCAAGCGCCCGACCGCGGCCCTGGACCGTAACCTGGCCTATCTGGGGCTTGTCGAGCTGCTGTACGGCTATCCGCTGGACGGCGTGGTGCTGACCACCGGCTGCGACAAGACCACGCCGGCCTGCATCATGGCCGCGGCCACGGTGAACATCCCGGCCATCGTGCTGTCCGGCGGGCCGATGCTGAATGGCTGGTGGAAAGGCGAGCGCACCGGCAGCGGCACCATCGTCTGGAAGGCGCGCGAGCGCCATGCGGCCGGCGACATAAACTATGACGAGTTCATGGATATCGTCTCTTCCTCCGCGCCCTCGGTCGGCCATTGCAACACGATGGGCACGGCCTCGACGATGAACGGGCTGGCCGAAGCGCTGGGCATGTCGCTGCCGGGCTGCGCCGCGATTCCCGCCCCCTACCGCGAGCGCGGGCAGATCGCCTACGAGACCGGCCTGCGCGCGGTGGAGATGGTATGGGAAGACCTGAAGCCGTCGGACATCCTGACGCGCGAGGCCTTCGAGAACGCCATCGTGGTGAACTCCGCCATCGGCGGATCGACCAACGCGCCGATCCATATCAACGCGATTGCCCGGCATATCGGCGTCGAGCTGAACAACGATGATTGGGAGAAGATCGGCTACGACATTCCGCTGATCGTGAACCTGCAGCCCGCCGGCAAATATCTCGGCGAGGAATTCCACCGCGCCGGCGGCATCCCGGCCGTGGTCAACGAGCTGATGAAGCACGGTAAGATCCGCGAGAATGCCATCACTGCCAACGGCAAGCCCATCGGCGAAAACTGCCGGGGCCGCGAGGCGGAGGGCGACGATGTCATCCTGCCCTATGAAAAGCCGATGGTGGACAAGTCAGGCTTCCTGCATCTGCGCGGCAATCTGTTCGATTCGGCGATCATGAAGACCAGCGTGATCTCGCCGGATTTCCGCAAGCGCTACCTCTCCGACCCGCAGGACCCCAACGCCTTCGAGGGCCGCGCCATCGTCTTCGAGGGGCCGGAGGATTACCACCACCGCATCGACGATGCGTCGCTGAAGATCGACGATTCCTGCATGCTGTTCGTGCGCGGTACCGGCCCCATCGGCTATCCCGGCGGCGCGGAGGTGGTGAACATGCAGCCGCCGGCAGCGCTCATCAAGCAAGGCATCCTCGCCCTGCCCTGCATCGGCGACGGGCGGCAGTCCGGCACCTCGGGCTCGCCCTCGATCCTGAACGCCGCCCCCGAGGCGGCATTGAATGGCGGCCTCGCCATCCTGCAGACCGGCGACCGAGTGCGCATCGACCTGAACAAGCGCACCGCCGATATCCTGATCCCGGCTGAGGAATATGAGAAGCGCAAGGCCGACCTCATCGCCAAGGGCGGTTTCCCCTATCCCGATCACCAGACGCCCTGGCAGGAAATCCAGCGCGGCATGGTCTCGCAATTCGACGAGGGCATGGTGCTGAAGCCGGCCGTGAAATACCAGCGCGTTGCCCAGACCAAAGGCGTGGCCCGGGACAATCACTGAGGACGGAAGAGGACACATCCCTCGCCCCGGATGGGGAGAGGGAAGAGAGAAAAGAGCCGCTCCACGAAGAGACGGCGACTGAAACAAAAACAGGGAGAGAAGCTTCATGCGGATACTGATTATCGGGGCGGCCGGCATGATCGGCCGCAAGCTGACGCAGCGTCTGGTCGCAGATGGAACGCTGGGCGGCACGCCCATCGGGCACCTGCATCTGGTCGATGTGACGACACCCGAAAAGCCGGACGCCCCCTTCGCGGTGGAGGTGGAGCCGGCCGACCTGTCGCAGCCAACCGCCGCTGCCCGCCTGACCGCCAGCCGACCGGATGTGATCTTCCATCTGGCGGCCATTGTCTCCGGCGAGGCGGAGGCGGATTTTGAGAAGGGCTACCGCATCAATCTGGACGGCACGCGCTACCTGCTGGAATCGATCCGCCGCACCGGCGGGCAGGATTATTGCCCGCGCCTTGTCTTCACCTCCTCCATAGCCGTGTTCGGCGCCCCCTTCCCCGAGGCCATCGGCGACGAGTTCCTGTCGGCGCCGCTGACCAGCTACGGCACGCAGAAGGCCATCGGCGAGCTGCTGCTGGCGGATTACACCCGCAAGGGTTTCGTCGATGGCATCGGCATCCGCCTGCCCACCATCTGCGTGCGGCCGGGCACGCCGAACAAGGCGGCGTCGGGCTTCTTCTCCAACATCATCCGCGAGCCGTTGGTGGGCAAGGAGGCGGTGCTCCCGGTCTCCGAGGATGTGCGGCACTGGCACGCCAGCCCGCGCGCGGCCGTCGGCTTCCTGCTGCATGCCGCAACCATCGATGGCGACAAGGTCGGCCCGCGCCGCAACCTGGCCATGCCGGGCCTCTCCACCACGGTCGGCGAACAGATCGAGGCGTTGCGCAATATCGCTGGCGACAAGGCGGTAAAGCTGATCCGCCGCGAGCGCGACCCGATCATCGAGACCATCGTCGCCGGCTGGCCGCGCAATTTCGAGGCAAAACGCGCCACCGCACTGGGCTTCAAGGCCGAAAGCAGCTTCGAGGAGATCATTCGCATCCATATCGAGGACGAGCTGGGCGGCCGTCTCTGATACAGGGCGCGCTTTGTAAATTCAGACTATCTTATTCAACCTAAAAAGGAATCTAAGAGGCCGTCACACCTATCCCCTTGCGCTAATTAGAAACCCCTTCTATGTTTTTTCCTAATAAAACAAAGCCCGCCTCGATGCGGGTGTTGGGAGGGAAAGCATGGCGTCCGTGCAAATTCGGGACGTGCGCAAGGCCTTCGGCCCGGTCGAGGTTCTTCATGGTGTGTCGATCGACATAGACGATGGAGAATTCGTCATCCTCGTCGGTCCGTCGGGTTGCGGAAAATCCACATTGCTGCGGATGATCGCCGGGCTGGAAGGCATTTCCGGCGGCGATATCCTGATCGGCGAGCGCGTGGTGAACCATGTGCCGCCCAAGGAACGGGACATCGCCATGGTGTTCCAGAATTACGCGCTCTACCCGCACATGACGGTCGGCGAGAATATGGGCTTCTCGATGAAGCTGCGCGGCGCGTCGAAGGAAGAGTTCGACAGCCGGGTCCAGGTCGCTGCTGAGATATTGGGGCTGACCCAGCTGCTGGACCGCTATCCGCGCCAGCTCTCCGGCGGCCAGCGCCAACGCGTCGCCATGGGCCGCGCCATCGTGCGCGACCCGCAGGTCTTCCTGTTCGACGAGCCGCTGTCCAACCTCGACGCCAAGCTGCGCGTTGCCATGCGCACCGAAATCAAGGCGCTGCACCAGCGGCTGGCCTCCACCACCGTCTATGTGACGCATGACCAGATCGAGGCCATGACCATGGCCGACAAGATCGTCGTCATGCATGACGGTATCGTCGAGCAGATCGGCGATCCGCTGGGCCTGTACGACCGGCCGGACAATCTGTTCGTCGCCGGCTTCATCGGCTCGCCCGCCATGAACATGCTGAAGGGCCGGATCGAAGCGAACGGCCAGCTTTCCTTCGTCAGCGATGGCGGTGTGCGCCTGCCGCTGTACGACGCGCCTTCGGCATCGCATGGCAAGGCGGTGGTCTACGGAATCCGCCCGGAACATATGGTGCTGGCCGATGACGGCGCCGAGGCGACGGTGACCGTGGTCGAGCCGACAGGCTCCGAAATCCAGGTGGTGGCGGATATGGGCGGCACCGAGATCATCGTGGTGTTCCGCGAACGCCATGCCTTCCGGCCGGGCGAGCGCATCAAGGTGGCGCCGACGCCGGGCTACATACACCTGTTCGACGCGGAGACCGGCAACCGCCTCTGACGGACGGTTTGCCACTGGCCCGGAAAAGGGCCGAAAACGGCCGGCAAACAAGCCGGACCGACAAGCAAGCAAGGGAGGAATGGGCAATGAGTTTTACCAGACGCGATCTGTTGAAGAGCAGCGCCGGCGTCGTTGCCGGTGTGGCCGGGGGTGCGGCGGGTGCCGGGCTGATCCGCCCCGGTGGGGCTGCCGCCCAGGATATGAAGCTTCAAGCCGGAAGCCGGCGCCACCCTGCGCGTGCTGCGTTGGCGCCGCTTCGTCGCCGGCGACGAGGAACAGTGGGTGGCCAACACCAAGAAATTCACCGAGAAGACCGGCGTCGAGGTGCGCATCGACAATGAAAGCTGGGAGGATGTGCGCCCGAAGGCGGCGGTCGCGGCCAATGTCGGCTCCGGCCCGGACATCATCATCGGCTGGTTCGACGATCCGCACCAGTATCCCGACAAGCTGGTCGATGTCAGCGATGTCGCCAACTATCTCGGCAAGAAATATGGCGGCTGGTATCCGGTGGCCGAACAATACGGCAAGAAGGACGGGCGCTGGATCGGCCTGCCGCTGGGGGCCGCCGGCGCCTGCATGGTCTATCGTCGGAGCTGGGTGCAGGAGGCTGGATTCGAGAAGTTCCCGCAGGATTACCGCGAAGTGCTGAAATGCGCCAAGGCGCTGAAGGCCAAGGGCCATCCGATGGGCATGGCGCTGGGCAATGCGGTCGGTGACGGCAATGGCTGGGTGCACACCATCCTCTGGGGCTTCGGCGGCAAGATGGTGAACGACAATAATGAGGTCGTCCTGAACAGCCCGGAAACGGTCGCCGCGCTGGAATATGTGAAGGAACTGTACGAGAGCTTCATCCCCGGCACGCTGTCCTGGCTGGATTCCAACAACAACAAGGCCTTCCTGGCCGGCGAGATCGGCGCCACCAACAACGGCATCTCGGTCTATTACGCCGCCAAGACCTCCAAGGATGAGGCGATGAAGGCGATAACCGCCGACATCGAACATGTGAACATGCCGATCGGCCCGGTCGGCAAGCCGACCGAACTGCACCTGTTCACCCAGGCGATGCTGTTCAAGCACACCAAATACCCTAATGCGGCGAAGGAATATCTCCGCTTTATGTGGGAGAAGGAGCAGTACGAGCCTTGGCAGCAGGCAGCCATCGGCTACATCACGCACCCGCTGGCGGCCTACGAATCGAACCCGATCTGGACGGTCGATCCGAAGCACACGCCCTACCGCGACTGCGTGAAGAACATGCTGTCGAACGGCCATTCCGGCGATCTGGGCTATGCCTCGGCGGCGGCGATGGCGGACTACATCATCGTCAACATGTTCGCCGAGGTGTGCGGCGGCAACCAGACGCCGAAACAGGCGGCCGAGCGCGCGGCCAAGCGCGCCGAACGCTATTACCGCGTCTGATTCGTGACGGGGACGGCGCCATCCTTCGGGGTGGCGCCGGTCTCCCGCGATAAACCCTGACGACCAGTCCCAGCCCCGACGAACGGAGTCCGCATGGTCGCCGAAACGCCCGCCGAAACGCCGACCAAGGCGCGCCCGGCCCGGTCCGCAAAAACCGAAGCCTATGTGGTGCCGCTGACGGCGCGGCTGATGAACAACCGCAACTTCCTGGCGATCTGGTTCATGCTGCCGGCCGCCGCGATCCTGCTGCTGTTCCTGGCCTGGCCGCTGATTCTCGGCATCTACCTGTCGATGACCGATACCACCATCGGGCGGCGCGGTGTCTTCATCGGGCTGGAGAATTTCGAGCTGCTGGCCGACGACCCGGTGTTCTGGCTGTCGGTCTATAACACCTTCCTCTACACGCTGGTCGCCAGCATCCTGAAATTCGTGCTGGGGCTGTGGCTGGCGCTCATCATCAACGAGCACCTGCCCTTCAAGGCCTTCATCCGCGCCATTGTGCTGCTGCCCTGGATCGTGCCGACCGTGCTGTCGGCCATCGCCTTCTGGTGGATCTATGACGCGCAGTTCTCGGTGATCTCCTGGTCCCTGCAGCGCATGGGGCTGATCGACGAATACATCAATTTCCTGGGCGACCCGAACAATGCGCGGGCCAGCGTGATTGCCGCCAACACCTGGCGCGGCATCCCGTTCGTCGCCATCACCCTGCTGGCCGGGCTGCAGACCATCCCGCAATCGCTGTACGAAGCCGCGACCATCGACGGCGCCAGCGCCTGGCAGCGCTTCCGCTTCGTCACCTTCCCGATGCTCACGCCGATCATCGCGGTGGTGATGACCTTTTCGGTGCTGTTCACCTTCACCGACTTCCAGCTGATCTATGTGCTGACCCGTGGCGGTCCGCTGAACGCGACGCATCTGATGGCCACGCTGGGGTTCCAGCGCGCGATCCCCGGCGGCCAGCTGGGCGAGGGTGCGGCCATCGCGGTCGCCATGATCCCGTTCCTGCTGGCGGCCATCCTGTTCAGCTATTTCGGCCTGCAGCGCCGGCGCTGGCAACAGGGCGGCAAGGATTAGGGCGGCAAGGATTGAGGGCGACATCATGAGCACCGTAACGAACCGCCACGCCGACAGCGCCGGCACCGATATCGAGGCCCGCGAGGGTGGCCGCTCCCGTGGGCCGGCCCCCGATGACGGGATGCGCTACCTCTCCTCCATCCCGCGCCGGGTGGTGACGGTCTATATCCCGCTGGCGATCTTCCTGTTCGTGCTGCTGTTCCCGTTCTACTGGATGGCGATCACCACCTTCAAATCGAACGAGGAACTGTATAATTTCCGCGATTTCAGCCCGTTCTGGGTGGTGAACGCGACGCTGGCCAATGTCGAGAAGCTGTTCTTCGAGACCAGCTATCCGACCTGGCTGTGGAACACCATGCTGGTCTCCACCGTGGCGACCTTCCTGTCGCTGTTCTGCGCGGTGGGGGCCGCCTACGCCATCGAGCGGTTGCGCTTCACCGGTGCGCGCGCGGTCGGGCTGGCGATCTTCCTGGCCTATCTGGTGCCGCCCTCGATCCTGTTCATCCCGCTGGCGACCATGGTGTTCTCCTACGGGCTGTTCGACACCAGCTGGGCGCTGATCCTGACCTACCCGACCTTCCTGATCCCGTTCTGCACCTGGCTCCTGATGGGCTATTTCCGCTCCATCCCCTACGAGCTGGAGGAATGCGCGCTGATCGACGGCGCGTCGCGCCTGCAGATCCTGGTGCGGATCATCCTGCCGCTCTCCGTGCCGGGGCTGATCTCGGCGGGTATCTTCGCCTTCACCCTGTCCTGGAACGAGTTCATCTACGCGCTGACCTTCATCTCGTCCTCGGAGAACAAGACCGTGCCAGTCGGCGTGGTGACGGAGCTGGTGGAGGGCGATGTCTATCACTGGGGCTCGCTGATGGCGGGCGCCTTGCTCGGATCGCTTCCTGTCGCCATTCTGTATTCCTTCTTCGTCGAGCATTACGTCTCCTCGATGACGGGTGCGGTGAAGGAATAAGAACAGCGACAACGGAGGACGCCATCCCATGAACCAGATCGACCTGAAGGGCCGCCGGGCGGTAGTCACCGGCGGCGCGCAGGGCATCGGCCTTGCGATCACGAAGCGCCTGCTGCTCTCCGGCGCTTCGGTGGCGGTCTGGGACGCCGATGCGGGGGTGACGAAGAAGGCGCTGGAGCAGCTTTCCGGCCACACCATCGGCGTGCCCGTGGATGTGACCGATTACGACGCGGTGGCCGAAGCCGAGAAACAGACCGTCGCGGCGCTGGGCGGCATCGACATATTGGTGTGCAACGCCGGCATCGCCGGCATGAACACGACCATCGCCGAGTATCCCATCGAGGAATGGAAGCGGGTTCTCGATATCGACCTCAACGGCGTGTTCCATTGCTGCAAGGCCGTGGTGCCCGGCATGGTCGCCCGCGGCTATGGCCGCATCATCAACACAGCCTCCATCGCCGGCAAGGAAGGCAACCCCAATGCCGGCGCCTATTCGGCGGCGAAGGCCGGCGTCATTGCGCTGACCAAGTCGCTGGGCAAGGAGCTGGCCGGCCACGACATCGCGGTGAACTGCATCACCCCGGCCGCCGCGAAGACGCGCATCTTCGACCAGATGACCCAGACCCATATCGACTACATGCTGCAGAAGATCCCGCGCGGCCGCTTCGTGCAGGTGGAGGAGATCGCCGCCATGGTCGCCTGGCTGGCCTCGGCGGAGAATTCCTTCACCACCGGCGCGGTGTTCGACCTGTCGGGCGGCCGGGCGACGTATTAGCAGCCTTTTAGAATTCCATTCCTGATTTCAGCCCGGGAGCCTCCGCCCCGGCGGCAAGGGCCGTAATGGTAGCAGCCAGGCTGTCGACATCGAAAAGCTGCCTGCCGTCCCAATCCCGCATGACGCCAAGTTCATCCGGGCGTATTCCGAGATTCACCAAGAAAACCGCCAGTGCCTGCACATCTTCAGGATAAGCGTGTAGAACCTGAACCCATTCTTCGTCTTCGGAAGCGGCAAGAAGGCCGCATGTTGCCTTATCGATATCGGCACCGCCAAACAGCAAGGCAATGTCGCCCCCGGCCTCAAGCTTTCTTGCCAGCCCAAGGGAGGGGATATACCGCTCGAATCCGGCTAGCGGCCTGTGAACGAAGACGTTCGTTTCCTTGACGCTCATGTCGCACCCGCCTTCCAAAGGCTAAAGGCAAATGTACTACGTTAAATAACCCTGATGCACGATCTTATATATGGTAACTGCCAGCGCGATTGTCTCGTCATCCTCGCGCCGGAGACCTTCCACGGGTAAATCTTCCATACGCCAATGCGCTATTCCACCTGGACTTATACTAGGGCGAGCGACCGCCATGAACTCGATGCCATCGGAATCGTCGCAATCCGCTCCAGCTGGCTCGCCCAGGCAAAGCGGCTTCTTATAGGCCCTCACCGTCGGGAATAGCCCGTTAAGTCTCCCGGGCCTCCCCCATATCTCGCCTGACCGCTTCTGTATCTGAGCTATTTCGAAGGTTTGCGTTGGGGATTCCTTTCGATGAAATGGGCCGTACATTACCACCCCTACAATACCAACCCGCGATAGCGTTCAGTATAAGGTAACAATTTTTAAACTTCACTCCCCCCGTGCCAGCTGCTTCAGCGCGTCGGGGATATCGTCCCAGCCGTCATAGGTGCCGTCCTTGAAGAAGGCGACCACGCCGTTGCGGTCGATAATGAAGGTGGTGGGGGTGCGGGCGCGCAAGCTCTGGCCGTCAGCGAAGGTGATGCCGTGATAGGCGTTGGCATCATAGACCGGGATATCGATCTTCTTCGACTTCAGCCAGTCGCGCGTGACCGAGGCATCCTCGCGGATCGGGATCAGGAAGAAGGCGATGGCGGGATCGTCCTTCACCTGCCTGTAGGCCGCGTGCACGCGGGAAATCTCACCCTGGCAATAGGGGCACCAGGTGCCGAACTGTTGGAACAGCACGGCCTTGCCGCGCATCCCTTCCAGCGTCAGCTTGTTGCCGGCTTCGTCGGTGAGGTCGAGGTCGGGAATCGGCTCGCCGACAGCGATGCCGCGCTTCACCCCGTCCGAGGGCGGGCTTGATGTGCGCAGGGCCAGCGCCGCGCTGCCGGCGGCGGCATATTTCTCGGCCAGTGCGGCATCGTCCGGCTGCGGTTCGAACACCACGTTACGGTCGCGGGCATAGATGCGGCAGGGCGTGCGCGCCCGCTTGTTGCAATAGGAGAGTGCATACTGCTCCGCCTCGTAGGCGCTGCCGCCGCGCCCCCAGCCCCAGCCGCCATCGGGCGACAGGGCGAACACGTAATCGCGCCCCGGTTCGTCCCGCACCTTGTCGAGATAGGCTTCCCACCCCTTCAGCCCGCTGGCATGCAGGAAGGGCGGCGCCTCGGCCAAGGCCGGCCCCGCCGGCAGGAGCAGCGCCAAAATCGCAAAGAAGACATTCCGTACAGACCGCCGCATCTCACACCTCCGGCTTTTCTCTACAGCGGTAAAATAATGCCATGGCCGTGCGGCGCTGCCGACAATTTTTAGATGACAAAAGCGTGATGGACGATTTGTCCCCAGCCATGCGTCAGCCTTGACCCTTGGCTTCGCCTGTCAGGGCTACTAACATCCGCGCCGAAGTCCGACATAACAGTTGCGACCGATCCGAATCACAGGAGAAACGCCAATGTATCCCGAGGTTTCCCTCTATATTGACGGCAAATGGTGCAAGGGCGCCACGGGCCGCAGCGAGCCGATCCTGAACCCGGCCACCGAAGAGGAAATCGGCACCGTCCCGCATGCCGACAAGGCGGACCTCAACCGCGCGCTGGCCGCCGCCGAGAAGGGCTTCGCGCAGTGGAAGCACGTCTCCGCCTATGACCGCTCGAAGATCATGCGCAAGGCCGCCGACCTGCTGCGCAGCCGCGCCGACGCCATTGCCAAGGTGATGACGCTGGAGCAGGGCAAGCCCGTCGCCCAGGCCAAGGGCGAGACGATGGCCGGCGCCGACATCATCGACTGGTTCGCCGAGGAAGCGCGCCGCACCTATGGCCGCGTCATCCCGGCCCGCGCCGACGGCATCTACCAGCTGGTCATCAAGGAGCCGGTCGGCGTCGTCGCCGCCTTCACGCCGTGGAACTTCCCGATCAACCAGGCGGTGCGCAAGATTTCCGCCGCCCTGGCCGCCGGCTGCTCGATCATCATCAAGGGCCCGGAGGAAACCCCGGCTGCCTGCATGGAACTGGTCAAGGCCTATATCGACGCCGGCGTGCCGGCGGGCGTCATCAACCTGGTCTATGGCGTGCCGTCCGAGGTGTCGGAATATCTGATCCCGCACCCGATCGTGAAGAAGGTCACCTTCACCGGCTCCACCGCCGTGGGCAAGCAGCTCGCCGGTCTGGCCGGCCTGCACATGAAGCGCGTGACGATGGAGCTGGGCGGACACGCCCCGGCCATCGTGTTCGAGGATGCCGACCTCGACACCGCCGTGAAGATTCTGGGCGTGAACAAGTTCCGCAATGGCGGGCAGGTCTGCGTCTCGCCGACCCGCTTCCTGGTGCATGAATCACTGTACGGCAAGTTCGTCGATGCCTTCACCGACATCGCGAAGAACACCAAGGTCGGCAACGGCCTGGAAGACGGCGTGGAGATGGGGCCGCTGGCCAATGGCCGCCGCGTCACCGCCATGGAGGCGCTGGTCGCCGACGCCGTGTCCAAGGGTGCCACGGT
It encodes the following:
- a CDS encoding NAD-dependent succinate-semialdehyde dehydrogenase, yielding MYPEVSLYIDGKWCKGATGRSEPILNPATEEEIGTVPHADKADLNRALAAAEKGFAQWKHVSAYDRSKIMRKAADLLRSRADAIAKVMTLEQGKPVAQAKGETMAGADIIDWFAEEARRTYGRVIPARADGIYQLVIKEPVGVVAAFTPWNFPINQAVRKISAALAAGCSIIIKGPEETPAACMELVKAYIDAGVPAGVINLVYGVPSEVSEYLIPHPIVKKVTFTGSTAVGKQLAGLAGLHMKRVTMELGGHAPAIVFEDADLDTAVKILGVNKFRNGGQVCVSPTRFLVHESLYGKFVDAFTDIAKNTKVGNGLEDGVEMGPLANGRRVTAMEALVADAVSKGATVKTGGKRIGNKGYFFEPTVLTDVSDDARILHEEPFGPVAPIMPFSSFDEVVKEANRLPYGLAAYAYTNSAKTANAIGAAVESGMVSINHHGLALPEVPFGGIKDSGYGSEGGSEAIEAYLNTKFVTQAGL